From one Halosimplex rubrum genomic stretch:
- a CDS encoding ribbon-helix-helix domain-containing protein, with the protein MSDADTNDGASDPEMVQVNLRLSETFLEDIDATWKEQGFNSRSEFLRHAARDAVKHPDFTRESWKQIAAGEHELRNDTEFVSREEVLAMMDEDGD; encoded by the coding sequence ATGTCTGACGCAGACACGAACGACGGGGCCAGTGACCCGGAGATGGTGCAGGTCAATCTCCGATTGAGCGAGACGTTCCTCGAGGACATCGACGCGACGTGGAAAGAACAGGGGTTCAACTCCCGTAGCGAGTTCCTCAGACACGCCGCTCGCGACGCCGTGAAGCACCCGGACTTCACGCGGGAGAGCTGGAAACAGATCGCGGCGGGCGAACACGAACTTCGGAACGATACCGAATTCGTCTCCCGCGAGGAAGTCCTCGCAATGATGGACGAAGATGGCGACTGA
- a CDS encoding CheF family chemotaxis protein, translating to MSNSEKKVTDMQGRYMQAVADGRQRDDAGWQSCRIVLTTERLVLVAEEKLTVPLADIDEIGERYDVNQRAAGVASYLGLHVGDDVVLVSGADHDEFETDFYHACLNGEVLFVDHPAVEGGVVQGTDWTKARIRITDDDIRLALADGERVVIERDDIGEVEEDERQAAGERRRVIEVEHSQDEISVETHVTGGEYDLSVLWQVLEEGVERNRADLDLGPVEEQVVMALHSGVSPFEIPEFVDSEVEDIEAIYDRLIDLDVIEVVRERTEVEMTARGRSVAGDTMGEN from the coding sequence ATGAGTAACTCGGAGAAGAAGGTGACGGACATGCAGGGGCGGTACATGCAGGCCGTCGCCGACGGGCGCCAGCGCGACGACGCCGGCTGGCAGTCCTGTCGGATCGTCCTGACCACCGAGCGGCTGGTACTCGTCGCCGAGGAGAAGCTGACCGTCCCGCTCGCCGACATCGACGAGATCGGCGAGCGCTACGACGTGAACCAGCGCGCCGCCGGCGTGGCGAGCTACCTCGGCCTCCACGTCGGCGACGACGTGGTCCTCGTCTCCGGCGCCGACCACGACGAGTTCGAGACCGACTTCTACCACGCCTGTCTCAACGGGGAGGTACTGTTCGTCGACCACCCGGCCGTCGAGGGCGGCGTCGTCCAGGGCACCGACTGGACGAAGGCCCGTATCCGCATCACCGACGACGACATCCGACTGGCGCTGGCCGACGGCGAGCGCGTCGTCATCGAGCGCGACGACATCGGCGAGGTCGAGGAGGACGAACGCCAGGCCGCCGGCGAACGGCGCCGCGTCATCGAGGTCGAACACAGCCAGGACGAGATCAGCGTCGAGACCCACGTCACCGGCGGCGAGTACGATCTATCCGTCCTCTGGCAGGTGCTCGAAGAGGGCGTCGAGCGCAACCGCGCCGACCTGGATCTGGGCCCCGTCGAGGAGCAGGTCGTCATGGCCTTACACTCGGGCGTCTCCCCGTTCGAGATCCCCGAGTTCGTCGACAGCGAGGTCGAGGACATCGAGGCGATCTACGACCGGCTCATCGACCTCGACGTGATCGAGGTGGTCCGCGAGCGCACCGAAGTGGAGATGACCGCTCGCGGGCGCTCGGTGGCCGGCGACACGATGGGCGAAAACTGA
- the mntA gene encoding type VII toxin-antitoxin system MntA family adenylyltransferase antitoxin — protein MDGAETDLALDEAELSRIREEFSRNRVSFAMVFGSVARGGTRPNSDLDLAVSFEDLDPEDEGYSDAYLRLRSAIADAVPFDVDIVDVRTMPETFAESAFDHGVTVLGSEAERAELESELTEGSLSTEAAKDRVTAAVERLRRDAGADSRTV, from the coding sequence ATGGACGGTGCCGAAACCGATCTCGCGCTCGACGAGGCGGAGCTATCCCGGATCCGGGAGGAGTTCTCGCGAAACCGCGTCTCGTTCGCGATGGTCTTCGGGTCTGTCGCACGCGGCGGGACACGCCCGAACAGCGATCTCGACCTCGCGGTCTCGTTCGAGGACCTCGATCCCGAAGACGAGGGATACAGCGACGCATACCTCCGCCTCCGCTCGGCGATCGCCGATGCAGTCCCGTTCGACGTCGACATCGTCGATGTCCGGACGATGCCGGAAACCTTCGCAGAGAGCGCCTTCGACCACGGTGTGACGGTCCTCGGGTCGGAAGCCGAGCGGGCCGAGCTGGAGTCGGAACTCACTGAGGGGTCCCTTTCGACGGAAGCGGCGAAAGACCGCGTGACCGCGGCCGTCGAGCGACTCCGCCGCGACGCCGGGGCGGATTCGAGGACCGTCTGA
- the hepT gene encoding type VII toxin-antitoxin system HepT family RNase toxin, which yields MADESVVTDKLQHVNEYTSDLKEMRGMSKDEYMSDVVVQRAVERTFMNLIQSCIDLAQHIRASENLEPSGTAKQEIEALGNGDIISRGTQEKVEEAVGFRNVLAHRYGDVDHDVVYRTLHDDLLWFERFQQEVAQWFQQYHN from the coding sequence ATGGCCGACGAATCAGTCGTCACCGACAAACTCCAGCACGTCAACGAGTACACGTCTGATCTGAAGGAAATGCGGGGGATGTCGAAAGACGAGTACATGTCCGATGTTGTCGTTCAACGCGCTGTCGAGCGAACTTTCATGAACTTGATCCAGTCCTGCATCGATCTCGCACAACACATCCGGGCATCGGAGAACCTCGAACCGAGCGGGACGGCCAAACAGGAGATCGAGGCGCTCGGGAACGGCGATATCATATCACGCGGGACGCAAGAAAAGGTGGAAGAAGCTGTCGGGTTCCGGAACGTCCTTGCTCACCGCTATGGAGACGTTGACCACGATGTCGTCTACCGAACGCTCCACGACGATCTGCTGTGGTTCGAACGGTTCCAGCAGGAGGTCGCGCAGTGGTTCCAACAGTATCACAACTAA
- a CDS encoding ribbon-helix-helix domain-containing protein: MSKADSDENDPEIDRINLRISRSFLDVVDETWRERGFNSRSEFIRYALRDSVNHLEGAGVWKDLAISEAQFDEGEGISSDEMREKYGTDE, translated from the coding sequence ATGTCAAAAGCCGATTCGGACGAGAACGATCCCGAGATCGACCGGATCAATCTCCGGATCTCCCGGTCGTTTCTCGACGTGGTCGACGAGACGTGGCGCGAGCGCGGGTTCAACAGCCGGAGCGAGTTCATCCGATACGCACTACGCGATTCGGTGAACCATCTCGAGGGCGCGGGCGTCTGGAAAGACTTGGCGATTAGCGAAGCGCAATTTGACGAGGGGGAGGGAATTTCGAGCGACGAGATGCGGGAGAAGTATGGGACAGACGAGTGA
- a CDS encoding winged helix-turn-helix domain-containing protein — MTEDDPLDRPRGDGASDFRDVNEAVEEEWVDETTPFERVYGVVRRTYDDESADEIAERARTSPTTARKHLRTLADAGEVATTEDGGTTLYRRSETAIVTEHAQSLLEDRSTEEISAGIADMKATIREWREAYGVDSPEEFARELAVADADSERGSVLTEWQTTRRNLALAQAALAIADARRDGHLTGRDDEDGGQRDSSLPV; from the coding sequence ATGACCGAAGACGACCCACTGGATCGACCGCGGGGAGACGGAGCCAGCGACTTCCGGGACGTGAACGAGGCCGTCGAGGAAGAGTGGGTCGACGAGACGACGCCGTTCGAACGGGTCTACGGGGTCGTTCGACGGACATACGACGACGAATCCGCGGACGAAATCGCCGAGCGTGCTCGCACGTCGCCGACGACCGCACGCAAGCACTTGCGAACGCTCGCCGACGCCGGCGAGGTCGCGACGACCGAAGACGGGGGGACGACGCTGTATCGGCGGTCGGAGACGGCCATCGTGACGGAACACGCCCAGTCACTCCTGGAGGACCGTTCGACGGAGGAGATCAGCGCCGGGATCGCCGACATGAAGGCGACGATCCGGGAGTGGCGCGAGGCGTACGGCGTCGACTCGCCCGAGGAGTTCGCCCGCGAACTCGCCGTGGCCGACGCCGACAGCGAACGCGGCTCCGTACTCACCGAGTGGCAGACGACCCGTCGCAACCTCGCGCTCGCACAGGCGGCGCTCGCGATCGCCGATGCGCGACGCGACGGCCACCTCACGGGGAGGGACGACGAGGACGGCGGCCAGCGTGATTCGTCGCTACCCGTATGA
- the glmU gene encoding bifunctional sugar-1-phosphate nucleotidylyltransferase/acetyltransferase, whose product MSIDTAVVLAAGEGTRLRPLTRNRPKPMLPAANRPILEYVFDALVAADVRRIVVVVGYKRGRVQDHFGPTYEGVDVEYVTQHKQLGSGHALLQARGAVDGPALVVNGDRVIDDNIVRDVVREFEASGEPSMAVLERPETSQYGAVVLHEGDVSELVEKPETDEYRLINAGVYAFESSVFDAIDATDRSDGELALTDTIGRLMDDGRVRGVRTEGMWVDATYPWDLLTVADEVLARGHVDEPARASGGNDADVWVDPAANVHDAAVLQGPTVVGPDCEVGPGSVVGPNAALGQNVTVGANATVRNSVLDTDTRVESGSTLIDAVTGEDVTLGAGTVVPGGPADVRVGREVFRDQRLGAVVADRVTAEGDASFSPGTLVGPGAHIGTSVRASGRIAGGAEVVR is encoded by the coding sequence ATGAGCATCGATACGGCGGTGGTCCTCGCGGCGGGTGAGGGGACGCGGCTGCGGCCGCTGACGCGCAACCGGCCCAAGCCGATGTTGCCGGCGGCCAACCGGCCGATCCTGGAGTACGTCTTCGACGCGCTGGTCGCGGCGGACGTACGGCGGATCGTGGTCGTGGTGGGGTACAAACGCGGGCGAGTGCAGGACCACTTCGGGCCGACCTACGAGGGGGTCGACGTGGAGTACGTCACCCAGCACAAGCAACTCGGCAGCGGGCACGCCCTCCTGCAGGCCCGCGGGGCCGTCGACGGGCCGGCGCTGGTCGTCAACGGCGACCGCGTCATCGACGACAACATCGTCCGCGACGTGGTCCGGGAGTTCGAGGCCAGCGGCGAGCCCTCGATGGCCGTCCTCGAACGGCCCGAGACCAGCCAGTACGGCGCGGTCGTCCTCCACGAGGGCGACGTGTCCGAACTCGTCGAGAAGCCCGAGACCGACGAGTACCGACTGATCAACGCCGGCGTCTACGCCTTCGAGTCGTCGGTGTTCGACGCCATCGACGCGACCGACCGCTCGGACGGCGAACTCGCGCTGACCGACACGATCGGCCGGCTCATGGACGACGGCCGGGTTCGCGGGGTCAGGACCGAGGGGATGTGGGTCGACGCGACCTACCCCTGGGACCTGCTGACCGTCGCCGACGAGGTGCTCGCACGCGGGCACGTCGACGAGCCCGCTCGCGCCAGCGGCGGCAACGACGCCGACGTGTGGGTCGACCCGGCCGCGAACGTCCACGACGCCGCCGTTCTGCAGGGCCCGACCGTGGTCGGTCCGGACTGTGAGGTCGGTCCCGGCTCCGTCGTCGGCCCCAACGCGGCCCTGGGCCAGAACGTCACGGTCGGTGCGAACGCGACGGTCAGGAACTCCGTGCTCGACACCGACACCCGGGTCGAGTCGGGGTCGACGCTCATCGACGCGGTGACCGGCGAAGACGTGACCCTCGGCGCCGGGACGGTCGTGCCGGGCGGGCCCGCCGACGTGCGCGTCGGCCGGGAGGTATTCCGGGACCAGCGCCTCGGCGCCGTCGTCGCCGACCGCGTGACCGCCGAGGGCGACGCGAGTTTCTCACCGGGGACGCTCGTCGGCCCCGGCGCCCACATCGGGACCAGCGTCCGCGCGAGCGGACGCATCGCCGGCGGCGCGGAGGTGGTTCGCTAA
- a CDS encoding undecaprenyl-diphosphate phosphatase gives MDPRATLLALLVGLVQGVLEWLPVSSEGGVALVVALSTGESAFDATQFALFLHAGTAVAALAFYREEAVGLLGSAPEWRPRDAFGADRADLTFYGVASLVSGVVGLSIYAALSEAATELAGGAFVAAVGVLLVATGVVQRAADRWGLGERATPDAVDAVVVGICQGLALLPGVSRSGTTVSALLLRGHEGERALQLSFLLSIPASLGAGLLVALDEGVPTIPVPQAVLALGVSAVVGYFTVGALVALVRRVAFWGVCVGFGALAVLGGGLLVAAENGWLAVV, from the coding sequence ATGGATCCGCGGGCGACGCTGCTGGCGCTGCTGGTCGGGCTCGTCCAGGGCGTCCTGGAGTGGCTCCCCGTCTCCAGCGAGGGCGGCGTCGCGCTCGTCGTCGCGCTATCGACCGGCGAGTCGGCGTTCGACGCGACGCAGTTCGCCCTCTTTCTCCACGCGGGGACGGCCGTCGCCGCGCTCGCGTTCTACCGCGAGGAGGCCGTCGGGCTCCTCGGGTCGGCCCCCGAGTGGCGCCCCCGCGACGCCTTCGGCGCCGACCGCGCCGACCTGACCTTCTACGGGGTCGCGTCGCTCGTCTCCGGCGTCGTCGGCCTCTCTATCTACGCCGCGCTCTCGGAGGCCGCCACGGAGCTGGCGGGGGGCGCGTTCGTCGCCGCCGTCGGCGTCCTGCTCGTGGCCACAGGGGTAGTCCAGCGGGCCGCCGACCGCTGGGGGCTTGGCGAGCGCGCGACGCCCGACGCCGTCGACGCCGTCGTCGTGGGAATCTGCCAGGGCCTGGCCCTCCTCCCGGGGGTCTCGCGGTCGGGCACGACCGTGAGCGCGCTGCTGTTGCGCGGCCACGAGGGCGAGCGCGCGCTGCAACTGTCGTTCCTGCTGTCGATCCCGGCCTCGCTCGGCGCGGGCCTGCTGGTCGCCCTCGACGAGGGCGTGCCGACCATTCCGGTCCCCCAGGCCGTGCTGGCGCTGGGCGTGAGCGCGGTCGTCGGCTATTTCACCGTCGGCGCGCTGGTGGCGCTGGTCCGCCGCGTCGCCTTCTGGGGCGTCTGCGTCGGCTTCGGCGCGCTGGCGGTCCTCGGCGGCGGGTTGCTCGTGGCCGCGGAGAACGGGTGGCTCGCGGTGGTATAA
- the mntA gene encoding type VII toxin-antitoxin system MntA family adenylyltransferase antitoxin, giving the protein MAKSGNPELPGVDLDGMREYLAQTDVIFAVLFGSHARGTPTDSSDIDIALRFPDDMDDYERFKRRNRIDATLQQYASGFVDVSNIDDLPNHVAHAALRDGIPIVGDEQAIENYEERIAAEYERDRSEREQERRAFIDRLARGDV; this is encoded by the coding sequence ATGGCGAAGTCGGGTAATCCGGAACTGCCGGGTGTCGACCTTGACGGGATGCGCGAGTACCTCGCGCAGACGGACGTGATATTTGCCGTCCTGTTCGGTTCTCACGCGCGTGGCACGCCGACCGACTCCTCGGATATCGACATCGCACTCCGCTTCCCCGACGACATGGACGACTACGAACGATTCAAACGACGAAACCGGATCGATGCCACGCTTCAGCAGTACGCTTCGGGGTTCGTCGATGTGAGTAATATCGATGATCTGCCGAACCACGTGGCACACGCCGCGCTGCGCGACGGAATACCCATCGTCGGTGACGAACAGGCGATAGAGAACTACGAGGAACGAATCGCAGCCGAATACGAACGCGATCGGTCGGAGCGAGAACAGGAACGACGGGCATTCATCGACCGATTAGCACGAGGCGATGTCTGA
- a CDS encoding type II toxin-antitoxin system RelE family toxin codes for MGQTSDDEWDWTFSPRGESQFAQIDPSTQERIMDKLDEVVSSEWREPEDFLEPLTGSPYRKLRVGGYRVGCRLLHETKTLRVESVRKREGAYKGDDD; via the coding sequence ATGGGACAGACGAGTGACGACGAGTGGGACTGGACGTTCTCTCCACGGGGAGAATCTCAGTTCGCACAGATAGATCCGTCCACCCAAGAGCGGATAATGGACAAGCTCGACGAGGTTGTCTCGTCGGAGTGGCGAGAGCCAGAGGATTTTCTCGAACCGCTGACGGGTTCGCCCTACCGGAAACTTCGGGTTGGCGGATATCGAGTGGGCTGTCGCCTGCTTCACGAGACGAAGACGCTCCGCGTCGAGAGCGTCCGGAAACGCGAGGGCGCGTACAAAGGCGATGACGACTGA
- a CDS encoding CheF family chemotaxis protein produces MSGDEAKLVDTSGDYAFVVRDGEPVAEPRWRSSRVVLTSERLVFADADGNQSFPHGAVELVDDPESVVPEGFPADGATALRAGDHALLVDAPDIEAFDREYCRAALDTEVILVKHPAVVGGVVQDTEWSKARFRFADDTVKLALPGGRSTAFPVSDVGTVETTSQGVMGTRRQVVQLEHTDEEGRSVETHFSGTEAHCHALAHLFEAVVSDRGSEEHELTETENQVLMALYSGVSPFEMSDFVGISVEEVEEIYQKLLEMDAVDEVRVRTEVSLNAHGRNLASEAMSEQ; encoded by the coding sequence ATGAGCGGGGACGAAGCCAAACTCGTGGACACCTCGGGCGACTACGCGTTCGTCGTCAGGGACGGCGAGCCGGTCGCGGAGCCGCGCTGGCGCTCCTCGCGGGTCGTCCTCACTAGCGAGCGACTGGTGTTCGCCGACGCCGACGGCAACCAGTCGTTCCCCCACGGCGCCGTCGAACTCGTCGACGACCCCGAGAGCGTGGTCCCCGAGGGGTTCCCCGCCGACGGCGCGACCGCGCTCCGCGCGGGCGACCACGCGCTCCTCGTCGACGCGCCCGACATCGAGGCCTTCGACCGGGAGTACTGCCGCGCGGCGCTGGACACCGAGGTCATCCTCGTCAAACACCCCGCGGTTGTCGGCGGCGTCGTCCAGGACACCGAGTGGTCGAAGGCCCGCTTTCGCTTCGCCGACGACACCGTCAAGCTCGCGCTGCCGGGCGGCCGGAGCACCGCCTTCCCCGTCTCGGACGTGGGCACCGTCGAGACGACCAGCCAGGGCGTCATGGGCACCCGGCGCCAGGTCGTCCAGCTCGAACACACCGACGAGGAGGGTCGCAGCGTCGAGACGCACTTCTCGGGCACCGAGGCCCACTGCCACGCGCTCGCCCATCTGTTCGAGGCCGTCGTCTCCGACCGCGGGAGCGAAGAGCACGAACTCACCGAGACGGAGAATCAGGTGTTGATGGCGCTCTATTCGGGCGTCTCGCCGTTCGAGATGAGCGACTTCGTCGGCATCAGCGTCGAGGAGGTCGAAGAGATCTATCAGAAGCTGCTGGAGATGGACGCCGTCGACGAGGTGCGCGTCCGAACGGAGGTGTCGCTCAACGCCCACGGCCGGAACCTGGCGAGCGAAGCGATGAGCGAGCAGTAA
- the glmS gene encoding glutamine--fructose-6-phosphate transaminase (isomerizing), protein MCGIIGCVGREDETLDVLVHGLSKLEYRGYDSAGVALSGDRVDVCKKSGKIEDLKGALEPRSIGGAAGIGHTRWSTHGPPTDANAHPHLDCSGDVAVVHNGIIENYQSLRDELVSAGHTFKSDTDTEVVPHLVEDALVDGADNEAAVREAISRLEGSYAVAVVVSGDDTIYAARNDSPLVLGIDESEARSPSEDSSGRSPRESNDERGPAYYLASDVPAFRDFTDRVVYLADGEFATLSADGWRVSDVDGNTVDKDVDTVDWDPEETGKSGYDHFMLKEINEQPRAIRQCLRGRVDEMAAQVDIGDLGDLAPTGVQFVACGTSYHAALYGAQLLRSAGIPAQAFLASEYATSPPPIGDALVVGVTQSGETADTLSALREARKRGARTLAVTNTVGSTAARECDHALYIRAGPEIGVAASKTFASQLAALNLFTLGTTRVDGKRDIIGALRDLPSNIQAILDESRAEAVAETYVDSGAYFFIGRGLQYPVALEGALKMKEITYKHAEGFAAGELKHGPLALVTEDTPVFAVVTGDGEMARKTIGNVKEVEARDAPVVAVTDGQSDVERYADHVLEVPETRPQAAAVLANVQLQLVSYYVADELGRSIDKPRNLAKSVTVE, encoded by the coding sequence ATGTGTGGCATCATCGGCTGTGTGGGTCGCGAGGACGAGACGCTCGACGTGCTCGTCCACGGCCTCTCGAAACTGGAGTACCGTGGCTACGACTCGGCGGGCGTCGCCCTCTCGGGCGACCGCGTCGACGTCTGCAAGAAATCCGGGAAGATCGAGGACCTCAAAGGCGCGCTCGAACCGCGCTCGATCGGCGGCGCGGCCGGCATCGGCCACACTCGGTGGTCGACTCACGGCCCGCCGACCGACGCCAACGCACACCCCCACCTCGACTGTTCCGGCGACGTGGCCGTCGTCCACAACGGCATCATCGAGAACTACCAGTCGCTCCGGGACGAACTCGTCTCCGCCGGTCACACCTTCAAGAGCGACACCGATACCGAAGTCGTCCCCCACCTCGTCGAGGACGCGCTGGTCGACGGGGCTGACAACGAGGCCGCCGTTCGCGAGGCGATCTCGCGGCTTGAGGGAAGCTACGCCGTCGCCGTCGTCGTCTCGGGCGACGACACCATCTACGCCGCGCGCAACGACTCGCCGCTCGTGCTCGGGATCGACGAGAGCGAGGCGCGCAGCCCCTCGGAAGACTCGAGCGGACGGAGTCCGCGAGAGAGCAACGACGAGCGTGGCCCCGCCTACTACCTCGCCAGCGACGTGCCCGCCTTCCGTGATTTCACCGACCGGGTGGTCTACCTCGCAGACGGCGAGTTCGCGACCCTCTCGGCCGATGGCTGGCGGGTATCGGACGTCGACGGGAACACGGTCGACAAGGACGTCGATACCGTCGACTGGGACCCCGAGGAGACCGGCAAGAGCGGCTACGACCACTTCATGCTCAAGGAGATCAACGAGCAACCGCGGGCCATCCGCCAGTGTTTGCGGGGGCGCGTCGACGAGATGGCCGCCCAGGTCGACATCGGCGATCTCGGGGACCTGGCGCCCACGGGCGTCCAGTTCGTCGCCTGCGGGACCTCCTACCACGCCGCGCTCTACGGCGCGCAGTTGCTGCGCAGCGCCGGGATTCCGGCCCAGGCGTTCCTCGCCAGCGAGTACGCCACCTCGCCGCCGCCGATCGGTGATGCGTTAGTGGTCGGTGTGACCCAGAGCGGCGAGACCGCCGACACGCTGTCGGCGCTCCGGGAGGCGCGCAAGCGCGGCGCGCGGACGCTGGCCGTGACGAACACGGTTGGATCGACCGCGGCGCGGGAGTGCGACCACGCGCTGTATATCAGAGCCGGCCCCGAGATCGGCGTGGCCGCGTCGAAGACCTTCGCGTCGCAACTGGCCGCGCTGAATCTCTTTACCCTGGGGACGACGCGCGTCGACGGGAAGCGCGACATCATCGGCGCGCTGCGTGACCTGCCCAGCAACATCCAGGCGATCCTCGACGAGTCGCGAGCCGAAGCCGTGGCGGAGACCTACGTCGACAGCGGCGCCTACTTCTTCATCGGCCGCGGCCTGCAGTACCCGGTCGCGCTGGAGGGGGCGCTGAAGATGAAGGAGATCACCTACAAGCACGCCGAAGGCTTCGCTGCGGGTGAGTTGAAACACGGGCCGCTGGCGCTGGTGACCGAGGACACGCCCGTGTTCGCCGTCGTTACGGGTGACGGCGAGATGGCGCGCAAGACCATCGGGAACGTGAAGGAGGTTGAGGCTCGTGACGCGCCCGTGGTTGCGGTTACTGATGGGCAGTCCGACGTGGAACGGTATGCGGATCACGTGTTGGAGGTGCCCGAGACCCGCCCGCAGGCCGCTGCGGTGTTAGCGAACGTGCAGTTGCAACTGGTGTCGTACTATGTGGCCGACGAGCTGGGGCGATCGATCGACAAGCCGCGGAATCTGGCGAAGAGCGTGACGGTGGAGTAA
- a CDS encoding tRNA pseudouridine(54/55) synthase Pus10 encodes MTNDVLDLARRAVETGPLCDPCLGRLVAERSFGLTNRERGRSLRVAVALADDRPVADLEPDEPCWVCEGESTEERAQEWAERAAYAVSDYDFETFQVGTRVPPLFEENDALLRADLGLDDDAGEALKSELNREVGKRFGRETDSEVEFQRPDVQITLNLGDDTVDAGVNSAFVYGRYRKLERDIPQTKWPCSDCNGTGLNRGEICEGCDGSGYRYDESVEQLTAPVVEEAMDGESATFHGAGREDVDALMLEGGRPFVIEIDEPRERTVDAAALEPAINEFADGKVEVLDLRQATYEMVERVKELAASKTYRMEIEFAEAVETADFEAALDELAGATIEQRTPQRVDHRRADIERTREVYDIEGELDGERTATVELHGEGGLYVKELVSSDEGRTEPSLAGLLGVESVVTALDVLNVEGEGEPFADEAFFRDEPADAADSEEGGDGDGGDDSDAESASADGD; translated from the coding sequence ATGACCAACGACGTCCTCGATCTGGCCCGGCGGGCCGTCGAGACGGGGCCGCTCTGTGACCCCTGTCTCGGCCGGCTCGTCGCCGAGCGGAGCTTCGGCCTCACCAACCGCGAACGGGGCCGGAGCCTCCGCGTCGCCGTCGCGCTCGCCGACGACCGCCCCGTCGCCGACCTCGAACCGGACGAGCCCTGCTGGGTCTGCGAGGGCGAATCCACCGAGGAGCGCGCCCAGGAGTGGGCCGAACGGGCCGCCTACGCCGTCTCCGACTACGACTTCGAGACCTTCCAGGTCGGGACGCGCGTCCCGCCGCTGTTCGAGGAGAACGACGCCCTGCTCCGGGCGGACCTGGGCCTCGACGACGACGCCGGCGAGGCGCTCAAGTCCGAACTCAACCGCGAAGTCGGCAAGCGCTTCGGCCGCGAGACCGACAGCGAGGTGGAGTTCCAGCGCCCGGACGTGCAGATCACCCTCAACCTCGGCGACGACACCGTCGACGCGGGGGTCAACTCCGCGTTCGTCTACGGCCGCTACCGCAAGCTCGAACGGGACATCCCCCAGACGAAGTGGCCCTGCAGCGACTGCAACGGCACCGGCCTGAACCGCGGGGAGATCTGCGAGGGCTGCGACGGCTCGGGGTATCGCTACGACGAGAGCGTCGAGCAGCTCACCGCCCCCGTCGTGGAGGAGGCGATGGACGGCGAGTCGGCCACCTTCCACGGCGCCGGCCGCGAGGACGTGGACGCGCTCATGCTGGAGGGGGGACGGCCGTTCGTCATCGAGATCGACGAGCCCCGCGAGCGGACGGTCGACGCCGCGGCGCTCGAACCGGCGATCAACGAGTTCGCCGACGGGAAAGTCGAGGTGCTCGATCTGCGCCAGGCCACCTACGAGATGGTCGAGCGCGTCAAGGAACTAGCGGCCAGCAAGACCTACCGGATGGAGATCGAGTTCGCGGAAGCGGTCGAGACCGCCGACTTCGAGGCGGCGCTCGACGAACTGGCGGGTGCGACGATCGAACAGCGCACGCCCCAGCGGGTCGACCACCGACGCGCGGACATCGAGCGGACCCGGGAGGTGTACGACATCGAGGGCGAACTCGACGGCGAGCGAACGGCGACCGTCGAACTCCACGGCGAGGGCGGCCTCTACGTCAAGGAACTCGTCTCCAGCGACGAGGGGCGCACCGAACCGAGTCTCGCGGGCCTGCTGGGCGTCGAGAGCGTGGTGACCGCGCTGGACGTGCTGAACGTCGAGGGCGAGGGCGAGCCGTTCGCCGACGAGGCGTTCTTCCGCGACGAACCGGCGGATGCGGCCGACAGCGAGGAGGGCGGCGACGGCGACGGTGGCGACGACTCGGACGCGGAGTCGGCGAGCGCGGACGGCGACTGA